A stretch of the Elephas maximus indicus isolate mEleMax1 chromosome 3, mEleMax1 primary haplotype, whole genome shotgun sequence genome encodes the following:
- the SLAMF9 gene encoding SLAM family member 9 isoform X2, producing the protein MGALAWLVLLLLLLEAKGDSGDGTDPEEVVAVLQESISLSLETPPDEEFENVIWSSHIRLATVVPGKKGNPAAITVINPRYQGRVSFLGPSYSLQISNLSWEDAGPYHAQINLRTSQSSTMQRYNLRVYQRLLEPRVTVNFKISGKDACNISLTCSMEKAGMDVTYSWISSGDSIDIAHEGPVLSTSWRPGEDPLSYTCMASNPVSNVSSHRIHAGLFCADPGFPSEKASSTFCLLAKGLLLLLLLVILAVGLWVVWVQKRCQTPKVKKLKRNRMKLRKKGKPGPSLA; encoded by the exons ATGGGGGCTCTTGCTTGGCTGGTCCTTCTCTTGTTGCTCCTGGAAG CCAAAGGGGACTCTGGAGATGGTACAGATCCTGAGGAAGTAGTGGCTGTTCTTCAGGAGTCCATCAGCCTTTCCCTGGAAACACCACCAGATGAAGAGTTTGAGAACGTTATCTGGTCCTCCCACATACGGCTGGCAACTGTGGTGCCAGGGAAAAAGGGAAACCCAGCTGCCATTACGGTGATCAATCCTCGCTACCAGGGCCGAGTGAGCTTCCTGGGCCCCAGCTACTCTCTGCAGATCAGCAATCTGAGCTGGGAGGATGCAGGACCTTACCATGCCCAGATCAACCTGAGGACGTCCCAGAGCTCTACCATGCAGCGTTACAATCTACGAGTCTACC AACGGCTGTTGGAGCCCCGAGTCACTGTGAACTTTAAGATCTCTGGGAAAGATGCCTGTAATATATCCCTGACATGCTCCATGGAGAAGGCAGGCATGGATGTAACCTACAGCTGGATATCCTCGGGGGACAGCATTGATATAGCCCATGAAGGTCCTGTTCTCAGCACATCCTGGAGGCCTGGGGAGGATCCTCTCTCCTACACTTGCATGGCTAGCAACCCTGTCAGCAACGTCAGCTCCCATCGAATTCATGCTGGGCTTTTCTGTGCAG ATCCTGGCTTTCCTTCTGAGAAGGCTTCATCTACCTTCTGCCTCCTGGCCAAGGGATTGCTCCTTCTCTTGCTCTTGGTAATTCTGGCTGTGGGGCTCTGGGTCGTCTGGGTCCAGAAAAGATGCCAAAcaccaaaggtgaagaaactcaAGAGAAACAGAATGAAACTTAGGAAAAAGGGAAAGCCTGGCCCCAGCCTAGCCTGA
- the SLAMF9 gene encoding SLAM family member 9 isoform X1 produces the protein MGALAWLVLLLLLLEAKGDSGDGTDPEEVVAVLQESISLSLETPPDEEFENVIWSSHIRLATVVPGKKGNPAAITVINPRYQGRVSFLGPSYSLQISNLSWEDAGPYHAQINLRTSQSSTMQRYNLRVYQRLLEPRVTVNFKISGKDACNISLTCSMEKAGMDVTYSWISSGDSIDIAHEGPVLSTSWRPGEDPLSYTCMASNPVSNVSSHRIHAGLFCAGTRRPEIAPEPLGHVPQGHSLEEGTTIFLPKLLQESTWKTEATPSRNWIGEGSCLFLPPTSNGVFSSSSSDHSPDLSSFCA, from the exons ATGGGGGCTCTTGCTTGGCTGGTCCTTCTCTTGTTGCTCCTGGAAG CCAAAGGGGACTCTGGAGATGGTACAGATCCTGAGGAAGTAGTGGCTGTTCTTCAGGAGTCCATCAGCCTTTCCCTGGAAACACCACCAGATGAAGAGTTTGAGAACGTTATCTGGTCCTCCCACATACGGCTGGCAACTGTGGTGCCAGGGAAAAAGGGAAACCCAGCTGCCATTACGGTGATCAATCCTCGCTACCAGGGCCGAGTGAGCTTCCTGGGCCCCAGCTACTCTCTGCAGATCAGCAATCTGAGCTGGGAGGATGCAGGACCTTACCATGCCCAGATCAACCTGAGGACGTCCCAGAGCTCTACCATGCAGCGTTACAATCTACGAGTCTACC AACGGCTGTTGGAGCCCCGAGTCACTGTGAACTTTAAGATCTCTGGGAAAGATGCCTGTAATATATCCCTGACATGCTCCATGGAGAAGGCAGGCATGGATGTAACCTACAGCTGGATATCCTCGGGGGACAGCATTGATATAGCCCATGAAGGTCCTGTTCTCAGCACATCCTGGAGGCCTGGGGAGGATCCTCTCTCCTACACTTGCATGGCTAGCAACCCTGTCAGCAACGTCAGCTCCCATCGAATTCATGCTGGGCTTTTCTGTGCAGGTACCAGGAGACCAGAGATAGCCCCTGAACCACTAGGACATGTGCCTCAAGGCCATTCTCTGGAGGAAGGAACCACCATCTTCCTCCCCAAACTCCTCCAAGAGAGCACATGGAAGACAGAAGCTACCCCTTCCCGCAACTGGATTGGGGAGGGGTCCTGCCTCTTTCTGCCCCCAACTTCCAATGGTGTCTTCTCTTCGTCATCTTCAGACCACTCCCCTGATCTCAGTTCCTTCTGTGCATAG